A single genomic interval of Flavobacterium sp. N2820 harbors:
- the asnS gene encoding asparagine--tRNA ligase, producing the protein MKHSKVIDLLNSTKIVHEVTAKGWVRTFRNNQFIALNDGSTIHNIQCVVDFENTPDETLKRITTGAAICVTGTLAESRGAGQKVEIQVTKLEILGDSDAEKFPMQPKKHSLEFLRENAHLRVRTNAFGAIMRVRSTLAFAVHQYFQEKGFFYVNTPIITGSDAEGAGEMFKVTALPFDNTPRTEEGKVNYKEDFFGKETNLTVSGQLEGETFAMALGQIYTFGPTFRAENSNTSRHLAEFWMIEPEVAFNDLADNMDLAEDFIKYVIKYTVEKCADDLKFLEGRLLEEEKSKPQADRSEMALLEKLNFVLDNNFKRVSYTEAIDILRDSTPNKKKKFQYLINEWGADLQSEHERFLVEKHFKCPVILFDYPAKIKAFYMRLNDNTEPGKETVRAMDILFPGIGEIVGGSQREERYDVLVEKMKALGIDEEELWWYLDTRRFGSAVHSGFGLGFERLVLFVTGMTNIRDVIPFPRTPQNAEF; encoded by the coding sequence ATGAAACATTCAAAAGTTATAGACCTTTTAAACAGCACGAAAATAGTACATGAAGTAACCGCTAAAGGTTGGGTTAGAACATTTAGAAACAATCAATTTATTGCGTTGAACGATGGTTCAACCATTCATAATATTCAATGTGTTGTTGATTTTGAAAACACACCTGATGAAACTTTAAAAAGAATTACAACTGGAGCAGCTATTTGCGTTACAGGAACATTGGCAGAAAGCCGAGGTGCTGGGCAAAAAGTAGAAATTCAAGTAACAAAATTAGAGATTTTAGGCGATAGCGATGCGGAAAAATTTCCTATGCAACCTAAAAAACATTCACTTGAATTTTTACGAGAAAATGCACACTTGCGCGTAAGAACAAATGCTTTTGGAGCAATTATGCGCGTGCGTTCAACTTTGGCGTTTGCGGTACATCAATATTTTCAAGAAAAAGGTTTTTTCTATGTAAACACTCCTATTATTACAGGTTCTGATGCAGAAGGTGCAGGAGAAATGTTTAAAGTAACTGCTTTACCATTTGACAACACACCAAGAACAGAGGAAGGAAAAGTTAATTACAAAGAAGATTTCTTCGGAAAAGAAACAAATCTTACCGTTTCTGGACAATTAGAAGGTGAAACTTTCGCTATGGCGTTAGGTCAAATTTATACTTTTGGACCAACATTCCGTGCAGAAAATTCTAATACGTCTCGTCACTTAGCAGAGTTTTGGATGATTGAACCAGAAGTTGCTTTCAATGATTTGGCTGACAATATGGATTTAGCTGAAGATTTCATCAAATACGTTATCAAATATACAGTTGAAAAATGTGCCGATGATTTAAAATTCTTAGAAGGCAGATTACTAGAAGAAGAAAAGTCAAAACCACAAGCTGATCGTAGCGAAATGGCTTTATTAGAAAAATTAAACTTCGTATTAGACAACAACTTCAAACGTGTTTCTTATACTGAAGCTATTGATATTTTAAGAGATTCAACACCAAACAAAAAGAAAAAATTTCAATACCTTATTAACGAATGGGGTGCAGATTTACAAAGTGAGCATGAACGCTTCTTAGTAGAAAAACACTTCAAATGTCCAGTAATTTTATTTGATTACCCTGCAAAAATTAAAGCATTTTACATGCGTTTAAACGACAATACCGAACCCGGAAAAGAAACCGTTAGAGCTATGGATATCTTATTCCCTGGAATTGGAGAAATTGTTGGAGGTTCGCAAAGAGAAGAGCGTTACGATGTATTAGTAGAAAAAATGAAAGCCTTAGGAATCGACGAAGAAGAACTTTGGTGGTATTTAGACACAAGAAGATTCGGTTCGGCAGTGCACTCAGGATTTGGATTAGGCTTTGAAAGATTAGTACTTTTTGTAACCGGCATGACTAATATTAGAGACGTAATACCATTCCCGAGAACACCACAAAACGCAGAATTCTAA
- a CDS encoding efflux RND transporter permease subunit has translation MLKWLSTSFWDYIASRILRNRVFLLVLVLLFTVFMSFQWQNMRFTFTEANLLPDDHEVNIQYKSFLDKFGEEGNLVVLGFKDKNFFTEKNIKAWEKFVETIKKDKAVELTLSIEDLKVLSKDTIAQKFKLVPFINNDSISDAYLKVKESEFYNNLPFYEGMLFNKETGAVRFAIYMDKKIVNTKARKDFIEKYLSDEKIAVFEKETGMDLRVSGMPYIRTLNAKSIIDEIGLFVGAALGITSLLFFFFFRSVRATLISMFVVVIGVMWSFGTLGLLNYEITVLTAIIPPLIIVIGIPNCIFLINKYQQEIKNHGNKAKSLQRVISKVGNATLLTNLTTAAGFGTFIFTDSTLLKEFGIVASLNIVFLFFLCLIIIPIVYSYMPAPKEKHLAHLGKNYMASFINWIENTIRHHRVAVFSTAIGLLVLGIIGIYQIKVSGSIIEDMPKKTGFYNDILFYEKEFDGVMPLEIVINTKRPKGALKSVTLKRIEELQETIEEIPELSKPVSIVNLVKYSKQAYYNGNPEFYELPTKQEEAFILSYIKNSTKKGNENMLKSYVDSTGQYARITTFMRDIGTDRMEKIEERLQDKINHIFPKERYEVSLTGKAYVFEKGTHYLIGNLVQSLLFAIVLIALLMAYMFRSFKMILISLLPNILPLVITAGLMGFLGIPIKPSTILVFSIAFGISVDDTIHFLAKYRQELKGNDWKIKRSVYNTLKEAGISMFYTSVVLFFGFSVFTLSSFGGTVALGGLVATTLLFAMLSNLIVLPALLLSLEKTIANEKEFLEPTLDILAEDIEEENSNEK, from the coding sequence ATGTTAAAGTGGTTAAGCACCAGTTTTTGGGATTATATTGCCAGTAGAATTTTAAGAAACCGCGTTTTTTTATTAGTTCTTGTTTTACTTTTTACCGTTTTTATGAGTTTTCAGTGGCAAAACATGCGTTTTACCTTTACTGAAGCTAACTTATTACCTGATGATCATGAAGTAAACATTCAATACAAATCATTTTTAGATAAATTTGGAGAAGAAGGAAATTTAGTCGTTCTAGGGTTCAAAGACAAAAATTTCTTTACCGAAAAAAACATTAAAGCTTGGGAGAAATTTGTTGAGACTATTAAAAAAGATAAAGCAGTTGAATTAACGCTGTCTATTGAAGATTTAAAAGTTTTAAGCAAAGACACTATTGCTCAAAAATTCAAATTAGTCCCTTTCATCAATAACGATAGTATTTCTGATGCTTATCTAAAAGTGAAAGAATCAGAATTCTATAACAACTTACCTTTTTATGAAGGTATGTTGTTCAATAAAGAAACTGGAGCTGTTCGGTTTGCAATTTACATGGATAAAAAAATTGTAAATACAAAAGCACGTAAAGACTTTATTGAAAAATATTTAAGCGACGAAAAAATTGCAGTTTTTGAAAAAGAAACTGGTATGGACCTTCGTGTTTCGGGAATGCCATACATTAGAACATTAAATGCAAAAAGTATCATCGATGAAATTGGTTTATTTGTTGGAGCTGCGTTAGGAATTACATCATTGCTTTTTTTCTTCTTTTTTAGAAGTGTTCGAGCTACACTAATTTCAATGTTTGTTGTAGTAATTGGTGTAATGTGGTCTTTTGGGACTTTAGGACTTTTAAATTACGAAATCACGGTTTTAACTGCGATTATTCCGCCATTAATTATTGTAATTGGAATACCTAACTGTATTTTCTTAATCAATAAATACCAACAAGAAATTAAAAACCACGGTAACAAAGCAAAATCGTTACAACGTGTAATTTCTAAAGTAGGTAACGCAACATTACTAACCAATTTAACCACAGCTGCTGGTTTTGGAACTTTCATTTTTACCGATAGTACACTACTAAAAGAATTTGGAATTGTAGCCTCGTTGAATATTGTCTTCTTGTTCTTCCTTTGCTTAATCATAATTCCTATTGTATATAGTTACATGCCTGCGCCAAAAGAAAAACACTTGGCACATCTAGGTAAAAATTATATGGCTTCATTTATTAATTGGATAGAAAACACCATAAGACATCACAGAGTAGCTGTTTTCTCAACTGCTATTGGATTATTGGTTTTAGGAATTATTGGAATTTACCAAATCAAAGTTTCTGGAAGTATTATTGAAGATATGCCTAAGAAAACTGGGTTCTATAACGATATTTTATTTTATGAAAAAGAATTTGATGGTGTAATGCCATTAGAAATTGTAATTAATACAAAACGACCTAAAGGTGCGTTAAAATCGGTTACTCTGAAACGAATTGAAGAACTTCAAGAAACAATTGAAGAGATTCCAGAATTATCAAAACCTGTATCTATTGTAAATTTGGTAAAGTATTCAAAACAAGCCTATTATAACGGGAATCCTGAATTTTACGAATTACCAACAAAACAAGAAGAAGCCTTTATTTTATCATATATCAAAAATTCGACTAAAAAAGGAAATGAAAACATGCTGAAAAGCTATGTTGACAGTACAGGCCAATATGCTCGCATTACGACTTTTATGAGAGATATTGGAACTGATAGAATGGAAAAGATTGAAGAACGCTTACAAGATAAAATCAATCATATTTTTCCAAAAGAGCGTTATGAAGTTTCACTAACTGGAAAAGCCTATGTTTTTGAAAAAGGAACACATTATTTAATCGGAAACTTAGTACAATCACTTTTATTTGCAATTGTTTTGATTGCATTGTTAATGGCATATATGTTTCGATCTTTTAAAATGATATTAATATCATTATTACCTAACATTTTACCATTGGTTATTACTGCAGGATTAATGGGCTTTTTAGGAATCCCGATTAAACCATCAACAATATTAGTATTTAGCATTGCCTTCGGAATATCAGTTGACGACACCATTCACTTTTTAGCAAAATACCGCCAAGAGTTAAAAGGAAACGATTGGAAAATAAAACGCTCCGTTTACAACACATTAAAAGAAGCAGGAATTAGTATGTTTTACACTTCAGTAGTATTGTTTTTCGGGTTTTCTGTCTTTACATTATCAAGTTTTGGAGGAACTGTTGCTTTAGGCGGATTAGTTGCAACAACTTTACTTTTCGCAATGCTTTCCAACTTAATTGTATTACCAGCTTTGTTATTATCCTTAGAAAAAACAATCGCTAACGAAAAAGAATTTTTGGAACCAACATTAGATATTTTAGCCGAAGATATTGAAGAAGAAAATTCAAACGAGAAATAG
- a CDS encoding DUF5686 and carboxypeptidase regulatory-like domain-containing protein: MNYFWLFLCFISTPSLLAQNKIKGQIIDFDNAIPIAFASISYNKATITADWEGKFSLEIKDSKLPIKVNYKGYYEKIVYASKNNSILTIKLITDLNDKKAEVYSEIEVNNIIKKVIENKKNNEPEKALSSFQYKNYEYLYVTANPDSISNKIDTIYKNRFLRKPLLKLDSTNYKFKKLITKQHLYQTEKVNLIQYANKRSKETILASRMAGFEQPLYEYLGLKLVSYSVYENPFEILEIPVQNPISNYGRRLYSYKLIDTVSIQGRKAFRIYFQPKKLNANRLRGLLYIDTETFAISKAYYRIYGIVNINATYSFNFLKEHNIWFPEKRIFKVLKGNNYEDLNILGGTIKFSSSLEEIENKNATDQAYLQIESTPYDIEINQPITITKPYVKIEVPESSLKKPAAFWNTVAKDTIDKRKLRTYTSIDSLSMSEKIEHKILLGKKIINGYFPISVVDVDLRSIIKYNNFEGFRLGLGGITNDKLSQKYKVAFYGAYGLKDTEFKFGITPSYLAHKNSETWISASYSDDINEIAQTNFATDSRRFKIYDPRPINISTFYNSKASSIFVESKIVRKTTSYFALAQSQITPLFNYTFVNNGVSYTDYNITTVQLGFQWNPFSNYMQTPMGKIEMEKRHPKFSIQYTQTLPDVIGNDFEFSKIDFKTYYELPYLSGQKSTVLFQTGIAFGDVPITHLYSIVPNNLNRDAILQRITFAGKNSFETMYFNEFFSNKYASLQLKHTFNKIRLGYKINPEITVVSRMAIGSIDKNNQHLGITYKTMEEGFFESGIELNKIFKGIGLVAFYRYGPNQLANFDDNIAIKVSYYLDLGF, translated from the coding sequence ATGAACTATTTTTGGCTTTTTTTGTGTTTTATTAGTACCCCTAGCTTACTCGCACAAAACAAAATTAAAGGACAAATTATCGATTTTGACAATGCAATTCCTATAGCGTTTGCATCGATTTCCTATAACAAAGCAACTATTACAGCTGATTGGGAAGGAAAATTTTCATTGGAAATAAAAGATTCAAAACTTCCAATTAAAGTAAATTATAAAGGCTATTATGAAAAAATTGTTTATGCTTCAAAGAACAATTCTATTCTTACAATTAAATTAATTACAGATTTAAATGATAAAAAAGCAGAAGTCTATTCTGAAATTGAAGTAAATAATATCATTAAAAAAGTAATTGAGAATAAAAAAAACAATGAGCCTGAAAAAGCCTTGTCGAGTTTTCAATACAAAAACTACGAATATTTATATGTAACGGCGAATCCAGACAGTATTTCGAATAAAATTGACACTATTTATAAAAATCGATTTCTTAGAAAACCATTACTAAAACTAGATTCTACCAATTATAAATTTAAAAAGTTAATTACAAAACAACATTTATATCAAACTGAAAAAGTTAACCTAATTCAATATGCAAATAAAAGAAGCAAAGAAACGATTCTCGCAAGTAGAATGGCTGGCTTTGAACAACCTCTTTATGAATATCTCGGATTAAAATTAGTCTCCTATTCGGTATACGAAAATCCATTTGAAATACTTGAAATTCCCGTTCAAAATCCAATTTCAAACTATGGTCGCAGATTATACTCCTATAAACTGATTGATACCGTTTCTATTCAAGGCAGAAAAGCATTTCGTATCTATTTTCAACCTAAAAAACTAAACGCCAATAGATTAAGAGGATTACTATACATTGATACCGAGACTTTTGCGATTTCAAAAGCATATTATCGAATTTATGGCATAGTAAACATAAATGCAACTTATAGTTTTAATTTTCTTAAAGAACACAACATTTGGTTTCCTGAAAAGCGTATTTTTAAAGTATTAAAAGGTAATAATTATGAAGATTTAAACATATTAGGTGGTACAATTAAATTTAGTTCTTCATTGGAAGAAATTGAAAATAAAAATGCAACTGATCAAGCTTATTTACAAATAGAATCTACTCCGTATGACATTGAAATCAATCAACCAATAACCATAACAAAACCCTATGTAAAAATCGAAGTCCCAGAAAGTAGCCTCAAGAAACCTGCTGCTTTTTGGAACACAGTCGCTAAAGATACGATAGACAAGAGAAAACTGAGAACGTACACTTCTATTGATAGTTTATCTATGTCAGAAAAAATAGAGCATAAAATCCTTTTGGGTAAAAAAATCATTAACGGTTATTTTCCTATATCTGTTGTTGATGTTGACCTAAGAAGTATTATTAAATATAATAATTTTGAAGGATTTAGATTAGGATTAGGCGGCATCACAAACGATAAATTATCTCAAAAATATAAAGTGGCCTTTTATGGAGCCTATGGTCTAAAAGACACCGAATTTAAGTTCGGAATTACGCCTTCCTATTTAGCGCACAAAAATTCTGAAACATGGATAAGTGCTTCCTATTCTGACGACATCAATGAAATTGCACAAACCAATTTTGCTACCGATTCGCGCAGATTTAAAATCTATGATCCTCGACCAATTAATATTTCTACTTTTTACAATAGTAAAGCGAGCTCGATTTTTGTAGAAAGTAAAATAGTACGAAAAACAACTAGTTATTTTGCACTTGCTCAAAGTCAAATAACACCTTTATTCAATTATACATTTGTAAACAATGGTGTTTCTTATACAGATTACAATATTACAACGGTTCAATTAGGCTTTCAGTGGAATCCATTTAGCAATTACATGCAAACGCCTATGGGGAAAATTGAGATGGAAAAACGGCATCCAAAATTCTCAATTCAATACACCCAAACACTTCCCGATGTTATTGGCAATGATTTTGAATTTTCCAAAATAGATTTCAAAACATACTATGAATTACCCTATTTATCGGGTCAAAAAAGTACTGTTTTATTCCAAACTGGTATTGCTTTTGGCGATGTTCCTATTACGCATTTATACAGTATTGTTCCCAATAATTTGAATCGTGATGCTATTTTACAACGAATAACTTTTGCAGGAAAAAATAGTTTTGAAACCATGTATTTTAACGAATTCTTCTCCAATAAATACGCTTCATTACAACTAAAACACACGTTTAACAAAATTAGATTAGGATACAAAATTAATCCTGAAATCACTGTGGTTTCCCGAATGGCAATTGGCTCAATCGACAAAAATAACCAACATTTAGGTATTACATACAAAACCATGGAAGAAGGCTTTTTTGAAAGCGGCATCGAATTAAATAAAATATTTAAAGGAATTGGCTTGGTTGCGTTTTACAGATACGGCCCAAATCAATTGGCTAACTTTGACGACAATATTGCCATAAAAGTTTCTTACTATTTGGATTTAGGCTTTTAA
- the frr gene encoding ribosome recycling factor: MTEEINFILDSAKEAMVGSVAHLEKEFLNIRAGKASPQMLGGVFVDYYGSQTALSQVANINAPDARTLTVTPWEKNMLHPIEKAIMIANLGLNPMNNGDNIIINIPALTEERRRDLVKQAKAEAEDAKIGIRNHRKDANSDIKKEEKNGTAEDICKKAEEDVQKLTDSFIKKIDELLAVKEAEIMKV, from the coding sequence ATGACAGAAGAAATTAACTTTATTTTAGACAGTGCAAAAGAAGCTATGGTAGGTTCTGTTGCGCATTTAGAGAAAGAATTTTTAAACATTAGAGCTGGAAAAGCTTCACCTCAAATGTTAGGTGGTGTTTTTGTTGATTATTATGGTTCTCAAACAGCATTATCGCAAGTAGCAAACATTAATGCACCAGATGCGCGTACATTAACTGTTACACCTTGGGAAAAAAACATGTTGCATCCTATTGAAAAAGCAATTATGATTGCTAATTTAGGGTTAAACCCAATGAACAACGGTGACAACATCATCATCAATATTCCAGCTTTAACAGAAGAAAGAAGACGCGACTTAGTAAAACAAGCAAAAGCGGAAGCGGAAGATGCAAAAATTGGAATTAGAAATCACCGAAAGGATGCTAATTCAGACATTAAAAAAGAAGAAAAAAATGGAACTGCTGAAGATATTTGTAAAAAAGCAGAAGAAGATGTACAAAAATTAACCGATTCTTTCATCAAAAAAATAGATGAACTTTTAGCGGTTAAAGAAGCTGAAATTATGAAAGTATAA
- a CDS encoding patatin-like phospholipase family protein, with amino-acid sequence MDLTSKSIGLALSGGGSKGIAHAGVLKFLAEQGIEPACISGSSAGAIVGSMYAFGKKPEEILDFFKSIYFFHWKHFTFKKPGIVDSDSFKKYFEEIFGETTTLSELKIPTYITATDMVKGKLKIFSPETRIVDAVLASTAVPGMISPYIIKEKLYSDGGILNHFPADLLQGKCDSIIGVYVSPVQNIEAKNLNSIKSVTYRALELLTANSNLQKFNHCDLIIEPKELTKFSTFETNKAKMDLIFESGYNEAKKAFQNLAT; translated from the coding sequence ATGGATTTAACTTCAAAATCAATCGGATTAGCGCTTTCTGGTGGCGGTTCAAAAGGCATCGCTCATGCTGGAGTACTAAAATTTTTAGCAGAACAAGGTATTGAACCTGCTTGTATTTCAGGTTCTAGTGCGGGCGCAATTGTAGGAAGTATGTATGCTTTTGGCAAAAAACCTGAAGAAATTTTAGATTTTTTCAAGTCCATTTACTTTTTTCATTGGAAACACTTTACGTTTAAGAAACCTGGAATTGTAGATTCAGACTCGTTTAAAAAATATTTTGAGGAAATTTTTGGAGAAACTACTACACTTAGTGAACTCAAAATTCCGACCTACATTACCGCAACTGATATGGTAAAAGGCAAGCTGAAAATTTTTAGTCCCGAAACCAGAATTGTTGATGCTGTTTTGGCTTCAACGGCTGTTCCTGGGATGATATCACCATACATAATAAAAGAGAAATTATACAGTGATGGCGGTATTTTGAATCATTTTCCTGCTGATTTATTACAAGGAAAATGCGATTCAATTATTGGTGTTTATGTGAGTCCCGTTCAAAACATTGAAGCAAAAAATTTAAATTCAATCAAATCAGTAACCTATAGAGCATTAGAATTATTGACTGCTAATTCAAATCTTCAAAAATTTAATCATTGCGATTTAATCATTGAACCTAAAGAATTGACTAAATTTAGTACGTTTGAAACCAATAAAGCTAAGATGGATTTAATATTTGAAAGCGGTTACAATGAAGCAAAAAAAGCATTTCAAAATTTAGCAACATAA
- a CDS encoding thioredoxin family protein: protein MKNTIQQTLLNSFSYSEYRKKVTELIAEGKSTGHEQSNDLLHYSELNEARMNRLEKTIAIVDEVKAKLENLDKKYIWLVLAEGWCGDAAQVLPVIHKMAETTNKVELKIALRDDNDALMQHFLTNGGKAIPKLIVLDAETSEVIADWGPRPHGAKQLILEYKAAHGVVDETAKIELQKWYLHDKGISIQHEIVEMHENILA from the coding sequence ATGAAAAATACCATACAACAAACGTTACTAAATAGTTTTTCTTATTCGGAGTATAGAAAAAAAGTTACCGAATTAATTGCTGAAGGAAAATCAACAGGACATGAACAATCGAATGATTTATTGCATTATTCTGAATTGAATGAAGCCCGAATGAATCGTTTAGAAAAAACCATTGCAATTGTTGATGAAGTAAAAGCCAAATTAGAAAATTTAGATAAAAAGTATATTTGGTTAGTTTTAGCAGAAGGTTGGTGCGGTGATGCTGCGCAAGTTTTGCCTGTGATTCATAAAATGGCTGAAACCACAAATAAGGTTGAATTAAAAATTGCGTTACGCGATGATAACGATGCTTTAATGCAACATTTTTTAACGAATGGCGGAAAAGCCATTCCAAAATTAATCGTTTTAGATGCAGAAACTTCAGAAGTTATAGCTGATTGGGGACCAAGACCTCATGGTGCTAAACAATTGATTTTAGAGTACAAAGCTGCGCATGGTGTTGTAGATGAAACGGCCAAAATTGAATTGCAAAAATGGTATTTACACGATAAAGGAATTTCGATTCAGCATGAAATTGTGGAAATGCATGAAAATATTTTAGCGTAA
- a CDS encoding YiiX/YebB-like N1pC/P60 family cysteine hydrolase, whose amino-acid sequence MMKNKILLLFFLQFQFGFSQNVKLKTGDILFQSMNCGPLCEAINEVTEGYQGKDFSHLGMVYIKNDSVFVIEAAGKAVKITSFETFKTYTTEEMFVGRLKRKYRKYIPEAISFSLQQVGVPYDDEYLYNNGKYYCSELIYDAFLHAYKKPLFDLYPMTFKSPKSNEYFEVWADYYENLQMEIPEGQLGCNPGGISTSDKLRIIGTLR is encoded by the coding sequence ATGATGAAAAATAAAATTTTACTTCTATTCTTTTTGCAGTTTCAATTTGGGTTTTCTCAAAATGTAAAACTAAAAACGGGCGATATTTTATTCCAATCGATGAATTGCGGACCACTTTGTGAAGCGATTAACGAAGTAACGGAAGGTTATCAAGGAAAAGATTTTAGCCATTTAGGAATGGTGTATATTAAAAATGATTCTGTTTTCGTAATTGAAGCCGCAGGAAAAGCAGTTAAAATAACATCTTTCGAAACCTTTAAAACCTACACTACAGAAGAAATGTTTGTAGGAAGATTGAAACGCAAATACCGAAAATACATTCCTGAGGCGATTTCATTTTCGTTACAACAAGTTGGCGTTCCATATGATGATGAATATTTGTACAACAATGGAAAATATTACTGTTCGGAATTAATTTATGACGCATTTCTTCATGCATACAAAAAACCATTATTTGATTTGTATCCGATGACGTTCAAATCGCCAAAATCAAATGAGTATTTCGAAGTTTGGGCAGACTATTATGAAAATCTACAAATGGAAATTCCAGAAGGTCAACTGGGTTGCAACCCTGGTGGAATTTCCACTTCTGATAAGTTAAGGATTATTGGAACCTTACGCTAA
- the truB gene encoding tRNA pseudouridine(55) synthase TruB, with the protein MNAEEILEGKVILVDKPLKWSSFQAVNKLKYVLKNELNLPKKFKIGHAGTLDPLATGLLIICTGKFTKRITEIQAQAKEYTGTIVLGATTPSYDLETEVDATFPTEHITEALILETTKQFIGEIDQKPPVFSAIKKDGKRLYEHARAGEEVEIQSRKTTIHEFEITRIQLPEVDFRVTCSKGTYIRSLAFDFGLALQSGGHLSVLRRTKIGNYSVENAVSPEDFEQSLHDEK; encoded by the coding sequence ATGAATGCAGAAGAAATTTTAGAAGGAAAAGTAATTTTAGTCGACAAACCTTTGAAATGGAGCTCGTTTCAAGCGGTGAATAAATTAAAATATGTTTTAAAAAACGAATTGAATCTTCCTAAAAAATTCAAAATTGGTCATGCCGGAACTTTAGATCCACTAGCAACTGGTTTATTGATTATTTGCACGGGAAAATTTACTAAAAGAATCACTGAAATTCAGGCGCAGGCCAAAGAATATACTGGAACAATTGTTTTAGGCGCAACGACACCTTCCTATGATTTAGAAACCGAAGTAGATGCAACTTTTCCAACTGAACACATTACAGAAGCCTTGATTTTAGAAACCACCAAACAATTTATTGGTGAAATCGACCAGAAACCACCTGTGTTTTCTGCCATTAAAAAAGACGGAAAACGTTTGTACGAACACGCTCGAGCAGGTGAAGAAGTGGAAATTCAATCGAGAAAAACTACCATTCACGAATTTGAAATCACACGAATTCAATTACCAGAAGTAGATTTTAGAGTTACTTGCAGCAAAGGCACTTACATTCGATCGTTAGCTTTCGATTTTGGATTAGCATTGCAATCTGGAGGTCATTTATCAGTGCTTCGTCGTACAAAAATTGGAAATTATAGCGTTGAAAATGCGGTTAGTCCCGAAGATTTTGAACAATCACTTCATGATGAAAAATAA
- a CDS encoding undecaprenyl-diphosphate phosphatase, which produces MNALQAIILAIIEGITEFLPVSSTGHMIIASSFFGIAQDDFTKLFTIVIQLGTILSVIVLYFKRFFQSLDFYFKLLVAFIPAVIFGLLLSDFIDGLLENPITVAVSLIIGGILLLKVDEWFGNSEETKISYLTAFKIGLFQCLAMIPGVSRSGASIVGGMTQKLSRTTAAEFSFFLAIPTMLGATLKKSYDYHKDGFVLSDDQINLLIIGNVVGFIVALIAIKSFIGFLTKHGFKIFGYYRIVAGIAILLIHFFVQKLTII; this is translated from the coding sequence ATGAACGCACTACAAGCTATTATTCTTGCCATCATTGAAGGAATAACCGAATTTTTACCTGTTTCATCAACAGGACACATGATTATTGCCTCTTCATTTTTTGGTATTGCGCAAGACGATTTTACTAAACTTTTTACAATTGTTATTCAACTAGGAACTATACTTTCGGTAATTGTTCTGTATTTCAAACGTTTTTTTCAATCGCTTGATTTTTACTTCAAATTATTGGTTGCTTTTATTCCAGCCGTAATTTTCGGATTGTTATTAAGTGATTTTATCGACGGTTTATTAGAAAATCCCATCACAGTAGCGGTATCGTTAATCATCGGTGGTATTTTATTGTTAAAAGTAGATGAATGGTTTGGTAATTCAGAAGAAACCAAAATTTCTTATTTAACGGCTTTTAAAATCGGGTTATTTCAATGCTTAGCTATGATTCCGGGTGTTTCTAGAAGTGGCGCAAGCATTGTAGGCGGAATGACACAAAAATTATCCCGAACAACTGCTGCAGAATTTTCATTTTTCTTAGCCATTCCAACCATGTTGGGAGCAACTTTGAAAAAATCTTACGATTATCACAAAGATGGTTTTGTCCTTTCAGACGATCAAATCAATTTATTAATCATTGGAAATGTGGTCGGATTTATTGTTGCTTTAATTGCCATAAAATCATTCATCGGGTTTTTAACCAAACACGGATTTAAAATTTTTGGTTATTATCGAATTGTAGCTGGAATTGCTATTCTACTCATTCATTTCTTCGTTCAAAAATTAACTATTATCTAA
- a CDS encoding DUF3098 domain-containing protein, whose translation MNNENNKPEFLFNKVNYKILLVGLAVIALGFILMSGGGSDDPNVFNKEIFSFRRIRLAPTVVLIGFGITIYSILKNPKK comes from the coding sequence ATGAACAACGAAAATAACAAACCTGAATTTCTTTTTAATAAAGTTAACTACAAGATTCTTTTGGTGGGATTGGCAGTAATTGCGCTTGGATTTATTCTAATGAGTGGTGGCGGAAGCGATGACCCTAATGTGTTTAACAAAGAAATTTTTAGTTTCAGACGAATTCGTTTGGCTCCAACTGTAGTTTTAATTGGATTCGGAATTACAATTTATTCCATTTTAAAAAATCCTAAAAAATAG